From Xylocopa sonorina isolate GNS202 chromosome 2, iyXylSono1_principal, whole genome shotgun sequence, a single genomic window includes:
- the LOC143433192 gene encoding rap guanine nucleotide exchange factor 2 isoform X11: MIVIDYPEVHGGRMHRPPHPHPITDHRQVNLVFDDTFPQGLTGRPELYQKSNRSSHSSDTSSAYSGSDTMTSVQGSLDADPDADDVDLSGLVESIVDSDEEEDLAESMDSLTVRDPVRECLEKDPMERTEDDIEILLEFTQQLKAFTNMTLAVRRALCAVMVFAVVERAGMIVLNDGEELDSWSVLINGAVEIEHSNGDVEQLHLGDSFGILPTMERLLHRGVMRTKCDDCQFVCVTQADYFRIQHQGEENTRRHEENGRVILVTELRGALDGGARRGHVVIRGTPERLMLQLIEENSITDPTYIEDFLLTHRTFIESPLLVASQLLEWFDQAQVRDRVARVVLLWVNNHFTDFETDPAMMEFLEAFETGLEREKMHGQQRLLNIACAAKARTRNVTLARPSRDEVLHFSVLGGYERGFGIFISKVDKKSKAEDVGLKRGDQILEVNGQSFEHVNHARALEILKGSTHLSITVKSNLLAFKEMLQMPDDSPRPRGRANKPEISRLQTDPRARLSTHVDPVIAVNTLNPMVGGVSLLIPDSNVSPCKDAKKEHKGFMTLGPKRRLQKALMKMNILPKNTINDGVHVDDPLAPPHTPPGTGGVSQTTTNLYHSKSNPDLTSLYCYDDLRAPDYPEHVLKVFKADQTCKYLLIHKETTAHEVVMLALQEFGITESSSNFSLAEVSVGEGGMIKQRRLPDQLQNLAERIGLSSRYYLKTNSISETLVADEQAPELIRESQVHFLQLNAVEVAIQLTLQDFSIFRQIESTEYVDDLFELKSRYGVPMLRQFAELVNREMFWVVTEVCSEHNLVRRSKIIKQFIKIARQCKECKNFNSMFAIVSGLGHGAVSRLRASWEKLPSKYQRLFSDLQELMDPSRNMSKYRQLVASEQTQPPIIPFYPVVKKDLTFIHLGNDSRVEGLVNFEKLRMIAKEVRTLTNMCSSPYDLSIMLERGGQPPSSAMVALNQMTTGNQVLQCPGGQTATVKRRKKSTAAPNPKKMFEEAQMVRRVKAYLANMKVITDEERLHALSVDCEPHAGAVAVVAAVPLSSSRGRRHPSPTLSTTSSASSTSEGRKSIQGTKFGAASPQAVRKMLALSDPHKTRPYQPKHCPPPLPVPGLALHSSGLEPSPGAPRRVGSGSRVPMHERSHSDTPSGLPPPVDLSAESSSVTSLSNLQPLRKTLTSGSVTSSDSGHSTQLDSHSGSSVEAGGSPPPPQRRHSAMQGTTGLGVGVGLGVPAALPPPGVGTTIITTMTTMTTMTSMTTMRPGIGSTQCRQPPAYKVAAHMARLHRLGRAHSHEGVTYRNDHEDDDEDAQVSAV, encoded by the exons ATCGACTATCCGGAAGTGCATGGAGGAAGGATGCATCGACCGCCGCACCCTCATCCCATAACCGACCATCGACAGGTCAACCTGGTCTTCGATGACACG TTTCCTCAAGGCCTGACAGGCAGGCCGGAGCTGTACCAAAAGTCCAATAGGAGCAGCCATTCGAGTGACACTAGTTCGGCGTACAGCGGTTCAGACACCATGACATCTGTACAAGGTTCACTGGATGCAGATCCGGACGCGGATGATGTCGATCTTTCGGGACTTGTCGAATCCATAGTGGACAGCGACGAAGAAGAAGATCTTGCGGAGAGCATGGAT AGCTTGACTGTCCGTGACCCCGTCAGAGAATGTTTAGAAAAGGATCCCATGGAAAGGACAGAAGATGATATAGAAATACTTTTAGAATTCACGCAACAACTGAAGGCCTTTACAAACATGACTTTGGCGGTAAGGAGAGCGCTGTGCGCTGTGATGGTGTTCGCTGTGGTTGAACGTGCCGGTATGATAGTCTTGAACGACGGAGAAGAACTGGACAGTTGGAGCGTGCTTATTAACGGTGCTGTTGAAATCGAGCATAGCAATGGGGATGTCGAACAACTGCACCTTGGTGACAGTTTTGGAATCTTGCCCACTATGGAAAGACTTTTACATAGAGGTGTCATGAGGACAAA ATGCGATGACTGCCAATTTGTATGTGTCACACAAGCAGACTACTTTAGAATTCAACATCAAGGAGAGGAAAATACAAGGCGGCACGAAGAAAATGGCAGAGTGATTCTAGTTACAGAATTAAGAGGTGCTTTAGACGGCGGAGCACGCAGGGGTCATGTAGTTATTCGCGGGACTCCTGAACGTTTAATGTTACAACTTATCGAAGAAAACAGTATTACCGATCCTACTTATATAGAAGATTTCTTATTAACTCATCGAACATTTATCGAGAGTCCCTTATTAGTTGCGAGTCAATTGCTGGAGTGGTTTGATCAGGCTCAAGTCAGAGACAGAGTCGCCCGTGTGGTACTTCTTTGGGTGAATAATCATTTTACGGACTTTGAAACTGATCCAGCTATGATGGAATTTTTGGAGGCGTTTGAGACTGGATTAGAAAGGGAGAAAATGCACGGACAGCAACG ATTACTGAATATTGCGTGTGCAGCAAAAGCGAGAACGCGGAATGTAACGTTAGCAAGGCCTTCCAGGGACGAGGTCTTGCATTTTAGTGTACTGGGGGGATACGAAAGGGGTTTTGGTATTTTTATCTCGAAAGTCGACAAAAAGTCAAAAGCCGAGGATGTTGGTTTGAAACGTGGCGATCAGATCTTAGAAGTGAACGGACAGAGTTTCGAGCACGTGAACCATGCGAGGGCTCTTGAGATCTTAAAAGGATCCACACATCTCAGTATAACTGTTAAATCGAACTTACTTG CGTTTAAAGAAATGCTTCAGATGCCAGATGACTCGCCGAGGCCGCGGGGAAGAGCGAACAaacctgagatttcgagattacaAACAGATCCTCGCGCAAGGCTGTCCACGCACGTGGATCCGGTCATTGCAGTAAATACGTTGAATCCTATGGTGGGCGGTGTTTCACTGTTAATTCCTGATTCTAATGTTTCACCTTGTAAAGATGCTAAGAAGGAACACAAAGGATTTATGACCCTTGGACCGAAAAGGAGATTACAGAAAGCTCTTATGAAAATGAATATACTGCCAAAGAATACTATTAA TGATGGTGTACATGTAGATGACCCTCTCGCACCTCCACATACACCACCGGGAACAGGAGGTGTTTCGCAGACCACTACTAAcctttatcattcgaaaagtaaTCCTGACCTCACGTCGTTGTATTGTTACGATGACTTAAGGGCGCCCGACTATCCGGAACACGTCTTGAAAGTTTTCAAAGCCGATCAAACTTGTAAATATCTTCTTATTCACAAAGAAACAACGGCACACGAG GTGGTAATGCTTGCTCTCCAAGAGTTTGGTATAACCGAGAGCAGTTCAAATTTCTCTTTAGCCGAAGTTAGCGTCGGTGAAGGGGGCATGATTAAGCAGCGTAGGTTACCCGATCAGTTGCAAAATCTTGCGGAACGAATTGGCCTGAGTTCCCGATATTATTTAAAAACCAACAGTATCTCGGAAACGCTCGTGGCAGACGAACAAGCGCCGGAACTGATACGCGAATCTCAGGTCCACTTCTTGCAATTAAACGCCGTCGAAGTTGCGATTCAGCTAACCTTACAAGATTTCAGTATATTCAG GCAAATTGAATCTACGGAATACGTGGACGATTTGTTCGAATTAAAAAGTAGATACGGAGTGCCTATGTTGAGGCAATTCGCAGAACTAGTCAACAGAGAAATGTTTTGGGTTGTGACGGAAGTATGTTCCGAACACAATCTCGTTCGACgtagtaaaataataaaacaatttATAAAAATAGCCC GGCAATGTAAGGAATGTAAAAATTTCAACTCCATGTTTGCGATTGTATCCGGTTTGGGCCACGGAGCTGTATCAAGGCTAAGAGCTTCCTGGGAGAAACTGCCAAGTAAATATCAGAGGCTCTTCAGCGATTTGCAAGAATTAATGGATCCCAGTCGAAATATGAGCAAGTATCGACAATTGGTGGCATCCGAACAAACGCAACCTCCCATA ATTCCATTTTATCCAGTGGTGAAGAAAGACTTGACTTTCATACACCTTGGCAACGATTCTAGGGTAGAAGGGTTGGTAAATTTCGAAAAATTACGAATGATCGCGAAGGAAGTGAGAACGTTAACGAACATGTGTTCTTCGCCGTACGATTTATCGATAATGCTAGAGAGGGGCGGTCAGCCACCTAGTTCTGCCATGGTTGCGTTAAATCAGATGACCACCGGCAATCAAG TGTTGCAATGTCCAGGAGGACAAACGGCGACGGTGAAGAGGCGAAAAAAATCAACCGCAGCGCCGAACCCGAAGAAAATGTTCGAGGAAGCGCAGATGGTTCGACGAGTGAAAGCGTACCTTGCCAACATGAAAGTGATAACGGACGAGGAACGGTTGCACGCTCTGTCCGTGGATTGCGAACCTCACGCGGGAGCTGTCGCGGTAGTCGCAGCGGTTCCTCTTAGTTCGAGCAGAGGAAGAAGGCATCCTTCCCCGACTCTGTCCACTACGAGTAGTGCCAGTAGCACCAGTGAAGGTAGAAAGAGTATACAAG GTACAAAGTTCGGAGCGGCATCGCCGCAGGCAGTGCGGAAAATGTTGGCGCTCTCGGATCCCCACAAGACTCGCCCGTACCAGCCTAAACACTGTCCACCGCCGCTTCCAGTGCCAGGATTGGCGTTGCATTCCAGTGGACTGGAGCCTAGTCCCGGCGCACCCAGGAGAGTAGGATCTGGTAGTCGAGTTCCTATGCATGAGAGATCCCATAGCGATACTCCTTCCGGTTTACCGCCGCCTGTCGATCTCAGCGCTGAAAGTAGTAGCGTAACCAGCCTGAGCAATCTTCAACCGTTAAGAAAAACGTTGACCAGTG GTTCGGTGACGAGCAGTGACAGTGGTCACAGTACACAGCTGGACAGCCACAGCGGAAGCAGCGTAGAAGCTGGTGGTAGTCCACCGCCACCTCAAAGACGGCACTCCGCCATGCAAG GTACTACGGGATTAGGAGTAGGCGTGGGTCTCGGAGTACCGGCGGCGCTACCACCCCCAGGCGTAGGGACGACGATTATCACGACGATGACTACCATGACTACGATGACGTCGATGACGACGATGCGTCCAGGAATCGGTAGTACGCAGTGCCGTCAGCCGCCTGCGTACAAAGTTGCAGCGCATATGGCGAGGTTGCACAGGCTTGGCCGTGCCCACAGCCACGAGGGTGTTACCTACAGGAACGACCATGAAGATG ACGACGAGGACGCCCAAGTGTCGGCGGTTTAA
- the LOC143433192 gene encoding rap guanine nucleotide exchange factor 2 isoform X10: MDAFGMYQFPQGLTGRPELYQKSNRSSHSSDTSSAYSGSDTMTSVQGSLDADPDADDVDLSGLVESIVDSDEEEDLAESMDSLTVRDPVRECLEKDPMERTEDDIEILLEFTQQLKAFTNMTLAVRRALCAVMVFAVVERAGMIVLNDGEELDSWSVLINGAVEIEHSNGDVEQLHLGDSFGILPTMERLLHRGVMRTKCDDCQFVCVTQADYFRIQHQGEENTRRHEENGRVILVTELRGALDGGARRGHVVIRGTPERLMLQLIEENSITDPTYIEDFLLTHRTFIESPLLVASQLLEWFDQAQVRDRVARVVLLWVNNHFTDFETDPAMMEFLEAFETGLEREKMHGQQRLLNIACAAKARTRNVTLARPSRDEVLHFSVLGGYERGFGIFISKVDKKSKAEDVGLKRGDQILEVNGQSFEHVNHARALEILKGSTHLSITVKSNLLAFKEMLQMPDDSPRPRGRANKPEISRLQTDPRARLSTHVDPVIAVNTLNPMVGGVSLLIPDSNVSPCKDAKKEHKGFMTLGPKRRLQKALMKMNILPKNTINDGVHVDDPLAPPHTPPGTGGVSQTTTNLYHSKSNPDLTSLYCYDDLRAPDYPEHVLKVFKADQTCKYLLIHKETTAHEVVMLALQEFGITESSSNFSLAEVSVGEGGMIKQRRLPDQLQNLAERIGLSSRYYLKTNSISETLVADEQAPELIRESQVHFLQLNAVEVAIQLTLQDFSIFRQIESTEYVDDLFELKSRYGVPMLRQFAELVNREMFWVVTEVCSEHNLVRRSKIIKQFIKIARQCKECKNFNSMFAIVSGLGHGAVSRLRASWEKLPSKYQRLFSDLQELMDPSRNMSKYRQLVASEQTQPPIIPFYPVVKKDLTFIHLGNDSRVEGLVNFEKLRMIAKEVRTLTNMCSSPYDLSIMLERGGQPPSSAMVALNQMTTGNQVLQCPGGQTATVKRRKKSTAAPNPKKMFEEAQMVRRVKAYLANMKVITDEERLHALSVDCEPHAGAVAVVAAVPLSSSRGRRHPSPTLSTTSSASSTSEGRKSIQGTKFGAASPQAVRKMLALSDPHKTRPYQPKHCPPPLPVPGLALHSSGLEPSPGAPRRVGSGSRVPMHERSHSDTPSGLPPPVDLSAESSSVTSLSNLQPLRKTLTSGSVTSSDSGHSTQLDSHSGSSVEAGGSPPPPQRRHSAMQGTTGLGVGVGLGVPAALPPPGVGTTIITTMTTMTTMTSMTTMRPGIGSTQCRQPPAYKVAAHMARLHRLGRAHSHEGVTYRNDHEDDDEDAQVSAV, encoded by the exons ATGGACGCCTTCGGCATGTACCAA TTTCCTCAAGGCCTGACAGGCAGGCCGGAGCTGTACCAAAAGTCCAATAGGAGCAGCCATTCGAGTGACACTAGTTCGGCGTACAGCGGTTCAGACACCATGACATCTGTACAAGGTTCACTGGATGCAGATCCGGACGCGGATGATGTCGATCTTTCGGGACTTGTCGAATCCATAGTGGACAGCGACGAAGAAGAAGATCTTGCGGAGAGCATGGAT AGCTTGACTGTCCGTGACCCCGTCAGAGAATGTTTAGAAAAGGATCCCATGGAAAGGACAGAAGATGATATAGAAATACTTTTAGAATTCACGCAACAACTGAAGGCCTTTACAAACATGACTTTGGCGGTAAGGAGAGCGCTGTGCGCTGTGATGGTGTTCGCTGTGGTTGAACGTGCCGGTATGATAGTCTTGAACGACGGAGAAGAACTGGACAGTTGGAGCGTGCTTATTAACGGTGCTGTTGAAATCGAGCATAGCAATGGGGATGTCGAACAACTGCACCTTGGTGACAGTTTTGGAATCTTGCCCACTATGGAAAGACTTTTACATAGAGGTGTCATGAGGACAAA ATGCGATGACTGCCAATTTGTATGTGTCACACAAGCAGACTACTTTAGAATTCAACATCAAGGAGAGGAAAATACAAGGCGGCACGAAGAAAATGGCAGAGTGATTCTAGTTACAGAATTAAGAGGTGCTTTAGACGGCGGAGCACGCAGGGGTCATGTAGTTATTCGCGGGACTCCTGAACGTTTAATGTTACAACTTATCGAAGAAAACAGTATTACCGATCCTACTTATATAGAAGATTTCTTATTAACTCATCGAACATTTATCGAGAGTCCCTTATTAGTTGCGAGTCAATTGCTGGAGTGGTTTGATCAGGCTCAAGTCAGAGACAGAGTCGCCCGTGTGGTACTTCTTTGGGTGAATAATCATTTTACGGACTTTGAAACTGATCCAGCTATGATGGAATTTTTGGAGGCGTTTGAGACTGGATTAGAAAGGGAGAAAATGCACGGACAGCAACG ATTACTGAATATTGCGTGTGCAGCAAAAGCGAGAACGCGGAATGTAACGTTAGCAAGGCCTTCCAGGGACGAGGTCTTGCATTTTAGTGTACTGGGGGGATACGAAAGGGGTTTTGGTATTTTTATCTCGAAAGTCGACAAAAAGTCAAAAGCCGAGGATGTTGGTTTGAAACGTGGCGATCAGATCTTAGAAGTGAACGGACAGAGTTTCGAGCACGTGAACCATGCGAGGGCTCTTGAGATCTTAAAAGGATCCACACATCTCAGTATAACTGTTAAATCGAACTTACTTG CGTTTAAAGAAATGCTTCAGATGCCAGATGACTCGCCGAGGCCGCGGGGAAGAGCGAACAaacctgagatttcgagattacaAACAGATCCTCGCGCAAGGCTGTCCACGCACGTGGATCCGGTCATTGCAGTAAATACGTTGAATCCTATGGTGGGCGGTGTTTCACTGTTAATTCCTGATTCTAATGTTTCACCTTGTAAAGATGCTAAGAAGGAACACAAAGGATTTATGACCCTTGGACCGAAAAGGAGATTACAGAAAGCTCTTATGAAAATGAATATACTGCCAAAGAATACTATTAA TGATGGTGTACATGTAGATGACCCTCTCGCACCTCCACATACACCACCGGGAACAGGAGGTGTTTCGCAGACCACTACTAAcctttatcattcgaaaagtaaTCCTGACCTCACGTCGTTGTATTGTTACGATGACTTAAGGGCGCCCGACTATCCGGAACACGTCTTGAAAGTTTTCAAAGCCGATCAAACTTGTAAATATCTTCTTATTCACAAAGAAACAACGGCACACGAG GTGGTAATGCTTGCTCTCCAAGAGTTTGGTATAACCGAGAGCAGTTCAAATTTCTCTTTAGCCGAAGTTAGCGTCGGTGAAGGGGGCATGATTAAGCAGCGTAGGTTACCCGATCAGTTGCAAAATCTTGCGGAACGAATTGGCCTGAGTTCCCGATATTATTTAAAAACCAACAGTATCTCGGAAACGCTCGTGGCAGACGAACAAGCGCCGGAACTGATACGCGAATCTCAGGTCCACTTCTTGCAATTAAACGCCGTCGAAGTTGCGATTCAGCTAACCTTACAAGATTTCAGTATATTCAG GCAAATTGAATCTACGGAATACGTGGACGATTTGTTCGAATTAAAAAGTAGATACGGAGTGCCTATGTTGAGGCAATTCGCAGAACTAGTCAACAGAGAAATGTTTTGGGTTGTGACGGAAGTATGTTCCGAACACAATCTCGTTCGACgtagtaaaataataaaacaatttATAAAAATAGCCC GGCAATGTAAGGAATGTAAAAATTTCAACTCCATGTTTGCGATTGTATCCGGTTTGGGCCACGGAGCTGTATCAAGGCTAAGAGCTTCCTGGGAGAAACTGCCAAGTAAATATCAGAGGCTCTTCAGCGATTTGCAAGAATTAATGGATCCCAGTCGAAATATGAGCAAGTATCGACAATTGGTGGCATCCGAACAAACGCAACCTCCCATA ATTCCATTTTATCCAGTGGTGAAGAAAGACTTGACTTTCATACACCTTGGCAACGATTCTAGGGTAGAAGGGTTGGTAAATTTCGAAAAATTACGAATGATCGCGAAGGAAGTGAGAACGTTAACGAACATGTGTTCTTCGCCGTACGATTTATCGATAATGCTAGAGAGGGGCGGTCAGCCACCTAGTTCTGCCATGGTTGCGTTAAATCAGATGACCACCGGCAATCAAG TGTTGCAATGTCCAGGAGGACAAACGGCGACGGTGAAGAGGCGAAAAAAATCAACCGCAGCGCCGAACCCGAAGAAAATGTTCGAGGAAGCGCAGATGGTTCGACGAGTGAAAGCGTACCTTGCCAACATGAAAGTGATAACGGACGAGGAACGGTTGCACGCTCTGTCCGTGGATTGCGAACCTCACGCGGGAGCTGTCGCGGTAGTCGCAGCGGTTCCTCTTAGTTCGAGCAGAGGAAGAAGGCATCCTTCCCCGACTCTGTCCACTACGAGTAGTGCCAGTAGCACCAGTGAAGGTAGAAAGAGTATACAAG GTACAAAGTTCGGAGCGGCATCGCCGCAGGCAGTGCGGAAAATGTTGGCGCTCTCGGATCCCCACAAGACTCGCCCGTACCAGCCTAAACACTGTCCACCGCCGCTTCCAGTGCCAGGATTGGCGTTGCATTCCAGTGGACTGGAGCCTAGTCCCGGCGCACCCAGGAGAGTAGGATCTGGTAGTCGAGTTCCTATGCATGAGAGATCCCATAGCGATACTCCTTCCGGTTTACCGCCGCCTGTCGATCTCAGCGCTGAAAGTAGTAGCGTAACCAGCCTGAGCAATCTTCAACCGTTAAGAAAAACGTTGACCAGTG GTTCGGTGACGAGCAGTGACAGTGGTCACAGTACACAGCTGGACAGCCACAGCGGAAGCAGCGTAGAAGCTGGTGGTAGTCCACCGCCACCTCAAAGACGGCACTCCGCCATGCAAG GTACTACGGGATTAGGAGTAGGCGTGGGTCTCGGAGTACCGGCGGCGCTACCACCCCCAGGCGTAGGGACGACGATTATCACGACGATGACTACCATGACTACGATGACGTCGATGACGACGATGCGTCCAGGAATCGGTAGTACGCAGTGCCGTCAGCCGCCTGCGTACAAAGTTGCAGCGCATATGGCGAGGTTGCACAGGCTTGGCCGTGCCCACAGCCACGAGGGTGTTACCTACAGGAACGACCATGAAGATG ACGACGAGGACGCCCAAGTGTCGGCGGTTTAA